Proteins encoded in a region of the Culicoidibacter larvae genome:
- a CDS encoding FtsX-like permease family protein, whose protein sequence is MRKSALNKDIVREIMRSKTRFLSILALIALGVFVFIGLKVTGPSMRNVADAYYQQYQLADMSVISTYGLDEDDQKAIDAVPGLKTAEYGYFTDALIDTDGHSARIFSQTDELSQYQVTDGRMPAKSGEIALDSNFAGKNNYQLGETITLYDNEQEPIKETLTRNQFTIVGFVRSPEFVETTRLGQTSVGSGTLNTFGVVPEVDFDLPVYTIARLAFTDTANIPAYSDQYTDLIAQHTTDVEVALKPRPELRLQSIKREAQTEIADAEKKIRDGRQQITDTDALINDGAAELDAAKAQLSSSQTILDEKAAAGLAELQAGSKKLSDAKIVLDESLAAITAGEVQLNQATEQYNAAASLLAAAQAQADQTRADLTARQSQLDADALTLAATETDLQNRTTSLSNDLASQTVAWNTWQTDQDALNDRRQQEGDTPEIQALQALLDARKIDLQNRDQELATEQSQLQADQSQYDQDLVAWQNQEATLNGEWQVLNATQAQLDIQAQQLQQVKATLDAKSAELKAAKQLYNQGLAAYQSGYQVYEANSQLYYEQINSAQAQINSGLATLASSEAAFNEKATTWADARPEAASKLADAEIKLLDAKKDLATLKLPVYTARTRDDNTGYTQYYENSTRIDVLSNVFPVFFFAIAALVSLTTMTRMVDEQRSQMGTLKALGYERRSIMKKFVIYGTVAAIVGALIGIILGHTILPNIIFTAYSTNYNFGSFSITISWLYSFIGIAIAILCTTGAAIFSARSDLKDNATELMRPKPPKSGNRIFLERMTFIWKRMSFNYKVTARNLFRYKKRMFMTIFGVAGCTALLITGFGIKDSLTGIVDKQYGEIYHYDLTAVYKDDATDSAIAEETRAIAQNSDVTASKPITYQNYNIKVDNTTQTITLVTPQESSDLPEFITLRDRNSHEEYTLSDTGAIISEKIATELSIGPGDAVEIIDNDSGEKFQVQISEIAEMYIGHSIYLSPAYYETVFGETPKVNASFIELTADGKSHEAEFSSELMQDKTILTVIQSNYLSTAMDAVLGSLNTVIVVLIVCASLLALVVLYNLTNINVSERIRELSTIKVLGFYPKEVTMYVYRETLFLTGFGILIGYGLGWLMHYFIITMLPPEAIMFSPPILMTNYIISALITFFFSLVVMVLIHRKLRKVDMIEALKSVE, encoded by the coding sequence ATGAGAAAATCTGCATTAAATAAAGATATCGTCCGCGAAATCATGCGTTCCAAGACCCGATTTCTTTCAATATTAGCACTTATTGCGCTTGGCGTTTTTGTGTTTATCGGGTTAAAAGTGACCGGCCCTAGTATGCGTAATGTTGCCGATGCCTATTATCAGCAATATCAACTGGCCGATATGTCAGTTATTTCAACTTATGGTTTGGATGAAGATGATCAGAAAGCTATCGATGCTGTACCCGGACTTAAAACTGCCGAGTATGGTTATTTTACTGATGCGTTAATTGATACAGATGGTCATTCTGCCCGTATCTTTTCACAAACTGATGAACTTTCGCAATACCAAGTTACTGATGGTCGAATGCCGGCAAAAAGCGGTGAAATTGCTCTTGATAGTAACTTCGCCGGGAAAAATAATTACCAATTAGGTGAAACAATAACGCTTTATGATAACGAGCAAGAACCAATTAAGGAGACTTTAACTCGTAATCAATTTACTATTGTCGGCTTTGTTCGCTCACCAGAATTCGTCGAAACTACTCGTTTAGGTCAAACATCGGTTGGCAGCGGTACTTTGAATACTTTTGGCGTTGTTCCTGAAGTTGACTTTGATTTACCGGTCTACACCATTGCCCGCCTCGCCTTTACTGATACAGCTAACATCCCCGCATACAGCGATCAATACACTGATTTAATTGCCCAGCACACAACTGATGTTGAAGTCGCATTGAAACCGCGTCCGGAATTACGGCTACAATCAATCAAACGTGAAGCCCAAACCGAAATTGCTGATGCTGAGAAAAAAATTCGTGATGGCCGCCAGCAAATTACTGACACTGATGCACTTATTAATGATGGTGCCGCAGAACTAGATGCTGCCAAAGCTCAGCTATCATCATCACAAACTATTTTGGATGAAAAAGCGGCTGCCGGGCTTGCCGAACTGCAAGCCGGCAGCAAGAAGTTGAGCGACGCGAAAATTGTTCTTGATGAAAGTTTAGCGGCAATCACTGCCGGTGAAGTGCAACTGAATCAAGCAACTGAACAATACAATGCCGCAGCGTCATTACTTGCTGCCGCACAGGCACAAGCTGATCAAACCCGTGCTGATCTGACTGCACGTCAGTCACAGCTTGATGCTGATGCTCTTACCTTAGCTGCAACTGAAACTGATTTACAAAATCGCACAACTAGCTTAAGTAATGATTTAGCATCACAAACTGTTGCATGGAATACTTGGCAAACTGATCAAGACGCTTTAAATGATCGCCGCCAACAAGAAGGCGATACCCCAGAAATTCAAGCTTTACAAGCATTATTAGATGCACGTAAAATTGATTTACAAAACCGAGATCAGGAACTTGCTACCGAGCAAAGTCAATTACAAGCTGATCAAAGTCAATATGACCAAGACTTGGTTGCTTGGCAAAATCAAGAAGCAACATTAAATGGTGAATGGCAAGTATTAAATGCTACTCAAGCCCAACTCGATATTCAGGCGCAACAATTGCAACAAGTAAAAGCAACCCTTGATGCTAAATCAGCTGAGCTTAAAGCAGCGAAACAATTATATAACCAAGGACTCGCTGCCTATCAAAGTGGCTATCAAGTCTACGAAGCCAACTCACAACTTTACTATGAACAAATTAATTCTGCTCAGGCACAAATCAATAGCGGTCTTGCCACCTTAGCAAGCAGTGAAGCAGCATTTAATGAAAAAGCAACAACCTGGGCCGATGCGCGTCCGGAAGCAGCAAGTAAATTGGCTGATGCCGAAATCAAACTGCTTGATGCTAAAAAAGACTTAGCTACATTAAAACTACCGGTCTACACGGCTCGTACCCGTGATGATAATACTGGCTATACTCAATATTATGAAAATTCAACCCGAATTGACGTTTTATCTAATGTCTTTCCGGTATTCTTCTTCGCTATTGCGGCTTTAGTTTCATTGACAACAATGACTAGAATGGTTGATGAGCAAAGAAGTCAAATGGGTACTTTAAAAGCGCTTGGTTATGAACGACGTTCGATTATGAAGAAATTTGTTATTTATGGTACTGTTGCAGCAATTGTTGGCGCATTGATTGGTATTATTTTAGGTCATACTATCTTGCCAAACATTATCTTTACCGCCTACTCCACCAATTATAATTTCGGTTCCTTCAGCATCACGATTTCATGGCTCTACAGTTTTATCGGTATTGCCATCGCAATCCTTTGTACAACTGGAGCAGCAATCTTCTCGGCCCGCAGCGATTTGAAAGACAATGCTACCGAGTTAATGCGACCAAAACCACCAAAAAGCGGCAACCGCATTTTCCTTGAACGAATGACCTTCATTTGGAAGCGGATGTCATTTAACTATAAAGTAACTGCCCGCAATTTATTCCGTTACAAGAAACGAATGTTTATGACCATTTTCGGTGTTGCCGGCTGTACTGCCCTGCTGATTACTGGCTTTGGTATCAAAGACTCCTTAACTGGTATTGTAGATAAACAATACGGTGAAATATATCACTACGATTTAACTGCCGTCTACAAAGATGATGCAACGGACAGTGCAATTGCTGAGGAAACTCGCGCGATTGCACAAAATTCTGACGTAACGGCAAGTAAGCCAATCACTTATCAAAACTACAATATCAAAGTTGACAATACGACTCAAACAATCACTTTGGTAACGCCACAAGAGAGTAGCGACCTTCCAGAATTCATTACCTTGCGTGATCGAAATTCTCATGAAGAATATACACTTTCTGATACCGGTGCAATCATCAGCGAGAAAATTGCCACTGAACTTAGTATTGGCCCAGGTGATGCAGTTGAAATCATTGATAATGATAGTGGCGAAAAATTCCAAGTACAGATTAGCGAAATAGCCGAAATGTATATTGGTCACTCAATCTATCTTTCACCGGCATACTATGAAACCGTCTTTGGCGAGACACCAAAAGTCAACGCCTCATTCATAGAATTAACTGCTGATGGCAAATCACATGAAGCCGAATTCTCTAGTGAACTGATGCAAGACAAGACCATTCTTACGGTCATTCAATCAAATTACTTGAGTACAGCTATGGACGCGGTTCTTGGCAGTCTTAATACCGTTATCGTTGTATTAATTGTCTGTGCCTCGCTCTTAGCACTGGTAGTCCTTTACAACTTAACCAATATCAATGTTTCTGAACGAATTCGCGAACTTTCAACAATTAAAGTACTTGGCTTCTACCCAAAAGAGGTAACCATGTACGTCTACCGTGAAACACTATTCCTAACCGGATTTGGTATTCTTATCGGTTATGGACTTGGTTGGCTTATGCATTACTTTATTATCACCATGTTACCGCCGGAAGCAATCATGTTCAGCCCCCCGATTTTAATGACTAACTATATTATTTCAGCACTGATTACTTTTTTCTTCTCACTCGTAGTTATGGTCTTAATCCACCGCAAATTACGCAAAGTTGATATGATAGAAGCTCTTAAATCTGTAGAATAG
- a CDS encoding ABC transporter ATP-binding protein gives MAYVEVINNHKEYHMGDSVIVANNDITFSIEKGEFAIILGASGAGKSTVLNILGGMDTNDSGQVIVDGVDIAQFNERELTTYRRKDIGFVFQFYNLVPNLTTLENVELASQIVSDASDAKTVLEEVGLGDRLNNFPAQLSGGEQQRVAIARALAKNPKLLLCDEPTGALDYKTGKTILKLLQDTCKKTGTTVIVITHNSAIAPIADRVIEIRDAHVYREHLNPHPVSIDTIEW, from the coding sequence ATGGCATATGTAGAAGTCATAAACAATCATAAAGAATACCATATGGGCGATAGCGTTATTGTTGCTAATAATGACATCACCTTTTCAATAGAAAAAGGCGAGTTTGCAATTATCCTCGGTGCCAGCGGTGCCGGAAAATCAACAGTACTCAATATTTTAGGTGGCATGGATACTAATGATTCCGGTCAAGTTATTGTTGACGGTGTTGATATCGCTCAGTTCAATGAACGTGAGTTAACGACCTATCGCCGAAAAGATATTGGTTTTGTGTTCCAGTTTTATAACCTGGTGCCTAACCTGACTACCCTGGAAAATGTTGAGCTGGCATCACAGATTGTCAGCGACGCCAGCGATGCTAAAACGGTTTTGGAGGAAGTTGGTCTTGGCGACCGCCTGAACAACTTCCCGGCGCAGCTTTCGGGTGGTGAGCAACAACGGGTCGCGATTGCCCGAGCGTTGGCAAAAAATCCAAAGCTTTTACTTTGTGATGAGCCGACCGGGGCGCTTGACTATAAAACCGGTAAAACAATTTTAAAATTACTGCAAGATACGTGTAAGAAAACCGGGACGACCGTCATCGTTATTACTCATAACAGCGCAATTGCCCCGATTGCTGATCGTGTTATTGAGATTCGCGATGCCCACGTGTATCGCGAACACCTTAACCCACATCCGGTTTCAATAGACACAATTGAATGGTAG
- a CDS encoding TetR/AcrR family transcriptional regulator, which produces MLTKSEKTKEQIKQVFVELMKEKGFEHIKVTDIARKAHINRGTFYLHYIDKFDLLNQLEMEIINQIKTILDSGMNELFAPHNHTEDNQMNDPAYLVTEKVLEYLYTEADFITVIISDKGDPHFLNQAKELFRDIVNMELLKQKGTDTYLAGIPQDYAEEIFLGGIINIIVHWLRKGTPESPKAIAELITLTRHMTPVDILEL; this is translated from the coding sequence ATGCTAACTAAAAGCGAAAAAACGAAAGAGCAGATAAAACAGGTGTTTGTTGAATTGATGAAAGAGAAAGGCTTTGAGCATATCAAGGTTACTGATATTGCCCGCAAAGCTCATATTAATCGTGGCACCTTTTACTTGCATTACATTGATAAATTTGACTTGCTCAATCAATTGGAAATGGAAATAATTAATCAAATAAAAACTATTCTCGATAGTGGAATGAATGAATTATTTGCACCACATAATCATACTGAAGATAATCAGATGAACGACCCGGCTTACTTAGTAACTGAGAAAGTGCTTGAATACTTATACACTGAAGCTGATTTCATAACCGTAATTATTAGTGATAAAGGTGACCCGCATTTCCTCAACCAAGCCAAAGAACTATTCCGCGACATCGTCAATATGGAGTTACTTAAGCAAAAAGGAACGGACACTTATTTGGCAGGAATCCCTCAAGATTACGCCGAAGAAATATTCTTAGGCGGAATCATCAACATTATTGTGCACTGGTTGCGCAAAGGCACACCAGAATCGCCAAAAGCAATTGCAGAATTAATTACCTTGACCAGACATATGACCCCGGTTGATATACTGGAGTTATAA
- a CDS encoding CCA tRNA nucleotidyltransferase, whose protein sequence is MQLKIPESIQLVIDNFEANDFEIYLVGGCVRDLLLGTQPQDFDMTTNALPQDVVRLAEKFAWQATVTGEKYGTVTVIVADLAIEITTYRIDSKNGDGRRPEEVVFTADIVDDLARRDFTINACAYTPARGLVDPFGGQEDLAAGIIRTVGEPELRFNEDYLRMLRAVRFATRLHFIIEPVMLMAIKKLAPKVAVLSYERLRKELGEIIQAEHCLYGLKLLETTGLWQQIFPQTMITDIDLQRLPFFPKNEDWRWLALAWLLCPTASDIDIFLAPIALSENRKHWIKRMYNSLQQADVAMNVVALKRALAPLAINEREDFVQFMRLAIEPVAYFAEVEHIFSKREPLRIEELAIGGHDLLALGLQGAAIGETLNQLLDYVYQLPEKNTRASLIKFCQEELKV, encoded by the coding sequence ATGCAATTAAAGATTCCTGAAAGTATTCAGTTAGTAATCGATAATTTCGAAGCCAATGACTTTGAAATTTATTTGGTTGGCGGTTGTGTCCGCGACCTGTTGCTTGGAACACAACCTCAGGATTTTGATATGACAACCAATGCCTTGCCGCAAGATGTTGTGCGGTTAGCCGAAAAGTTTGCTTGGCAAGCTACGGTAACCGGGGAGAAGTATGGCACGGTAACGGTTATTGTTGCCGATTTGGCGATTGAGATTACCACTTACCGGATTGATAGTAAAAACGGGGATGGTCGAAGACCAGAAGAAGTTGTTTTTACTGCCGATATTGTAGATGATTTGGCTCGCCGTGATTTTACTATTAATGCTTGTGCGTATACGCCGGCTAGAGGGTTAGTTGATCCTTTTGGCGGTCAGGAAGATTTAGCAGCTGGAATTATTCGTACTGTTGGTGAACCGGAGTTGCGATTTAACGAGGATTATTTACGTATGTTGCGGGCAGTGCGATTTGCAACCCGTCTGCATTTTATTATTGAGCCGGTGATGCTGATGGCGATTAAAAAATTGGCACCAAAGGTGGCAGTGTTGAGTTATGAGCGGTTGCGTAAAGAGCTGGGTGAAATTATTCAGGCTGAGCATTGTTTATATGGTCTGAAGTTGCTTGAAACAACTGGGCTATGGCAACAGATTTTTCCACAGACAATGATAACCGACATTGATTTGCAGCGGTTGCCGTTTTTCCCGAAGAATGAGGACTGGCGCTGGTTGGCACTGGCTTGGTTATTATGCCCGACAGCTAGTGACATTGATATATTTCTGGCGCCAATTGCATTATCTGAAAATCGTAAGCACTGGATAAAACGTATGTATAACAGTCTGCAGCAAGCAGATGTGGCAATGAATGTGGTTGCGTTGAAGCGGGCGTTAGCACCGCTGGCAATCAATGAACGTGAGGATTTTGTTCAGTTCATGCGGCTGGCAATTGAGCCGGTAGCATATTTTGCTGAGGTTGAACATATTTTTTCCAAGCGGGAACCATTGAGGATTGAAGAACTGGCAATTGGTGGCCATGATTTGCTGGCATTAGGTCTGCAAGGTGCGGCGATTGGTGAGACATTAAATCAGTTACTTGATTATGTGTATCAATTGCCGGAAAAGAATACCAGAGCAAGCTTAATAAAATTTTGCCAAGAGGAGTTGAAGGTATGA
- the mutL gene encoding DNA mismatch repair endonuclease MutL, whose protein sequence is MNNKIILMSQQLSNKIAAGEVVERPASVVKELVENAIDANSTEIEVILLDSGIRSITVIDNGDGMEREDAVMAFERHATSKIHDEYELFHIQTLGFRGEALPSIASVSQVTMETSTGDVGTKVVIHGGNEKEVIATSARKGTKFVVENLFYNTPARLKYLKSVHTELAHIVDFINRMALAHPEIRFRLLNNQKEIIKTFGSNDFKQALAVVYGLDTAKKMMHIEAEDYDFKIDGYISIPQVQKNTRNAITLIVNGRSIKNYSLIRAITDGYHTMMPKNCFPIALLSITMDPLLVDVNVHPSKLEVRFSKEQQLKELITETIRKVLLQKQFITQIERQKMPKDTSAQQKISFSATEKAPVVEQREFKYPNAAETRSDATTPKREQVAQFIEAIKPDKEATMTLSEGEPEWLVDKTDVNQGMDPVFDLPGRETDAATLPAVELPEALPEAEDLAEKTYVREEANAAKIPDLEVIGQFRGTYIMAQNEDGLFIIDQHAAQERIKYEMYFAQLGQPITAWQDLLIPHTIELPYNEFIVIDAHLDLLAGIGLVLEAFGHQSYIIRTMPVWMTGLREDEYIQAIIDQIVEKQDISVADLREAAAIMMSCRYSIKANHNLTITEMEDLINELRKCESPYTCPHGRPVIISYSVYDVEKWFKRV, encoded by the coding sequence ATGAATAATAAAATAATATTAATGAGTCAGCAACTCTCTAATAAAATTGCTGCCGGAGAAGTTGTTGAACGTCCGGCTTCGGTTGTTAAGGAGTTAGTTGAAAATGCAATAGATGCCAATAGTACTGAAATCGAGGTTATTCTTCTTGATTCAGGTATTCGTTCGATTACGGTTATTGATAATGGCGATGGCATGGAACGCGAGGATGCGGTTATGGCATTTGAGCGTCATGCAACCAGCAAGATTCATGATGAATATGAATTGTTTCATATTCAGACATTAGGATTCCGAGGGGAAGCCTTGCCGTCGATTGCGTCAGTATCGCAAGTGACGATGGAAACTTCGACCGGAGATGTTGGTACCAAGGTTGTTATTCATGGCGGTAATGAAAAAGAGGTTATTGCTACAAGTGCCCGTAAGGGAACCAAGTTTGTTGTTGAAAACTTGTTTTATAATACCCCAGCGCGGTTAAAGTATTTGAAATCAGTACATACAGAACTCGCACATATTGTTGATTTTATTAATCGTATGGCTTTAGCCCATCCGGAAATTCGTTTTCGTTTGTTGAATAATCAAAAAGAGATTATTAAGACTTTCGGCAGTAATGATTTTAAACAAGCGCTGGCGGTTGTTTATGGCTTAGATACAGCTAAAAAGATGATGCATATTGAAGCCGAGGATTATGACTTTAAGATTGATGGTTATATTTCAATTCCGCAGGTGCAGAAAAATACGCGTAATGCGATTACGTTGATTGTCAATGGTCGTTCAATTAAGAATTATAGTTTAATTCGCGCGATTACTGATGGCTATCATACGATGATGCCTAAAAATTGTTTTCCGATTGCTTTGTTGTCGATTACAATGGATCCGCTATTAGTTGATGTTAATGTGCATCCTTCTAAGTTAGAAGTGCGTTTTAGTAAGGAACAGCAACTCAAGGAGCTGATTACTGAAACGATTCGCAAAGTCTTGTTGCAAAAACAATTTATTACTCAGATTGAACGGCAGAAAATGCCAAAAGATACAAGTGCTCAGCAGAAAATTAGTTTTAGTGCAACTGAGAAAGCTCCCGTGGTTGAACAGCGGGAGTTTAAGTATCCTAATGCTGCGGAAACGAGAAGTGATGCGACAACGCCGAAGCGGGAGCAGGTGGCGCAGTTTATTGAGGCGATTAAGCCGGATAAGGAAGCTACGATGACGCTTAGCGAAGGTGAGCCGGAGTGGCTGGTGGATAAAACTGATGTGAATCAAGGCATGGATCCGGTGTTTGATTTACCTGGTCGCGAAACTGATGCGGCGACGCTACCTGCGGTGGAGTTGCCTGAGGCTTTACCAGAAGCAGAAGATTTGGCAGAAAAAACTTATGTTCGTGAGGAAGCTAACGCGGCGAAAATTCCTGATTTGGAAGTCATTGGGCAATTTCGCGGTACTTATATTATGGCGCAGAATGAGGATGGCTTGTTTATCATTGATCAGCATGCGGCTCAGGAACGGATTAAGTATGAGATGTACTTTGCTCAATTGGGGCAGCCGATTACTGCTTGGCAGGATTTACTGATTCCCCATACTATTGAGTTGCCATATAATGAGTTTATTGTTATTGATGCTCATTTGGACTTGCTGGCAGGCATTGGTTTAGTGCTTGAAGCGTTTGGGCATCAGTCATATATTATCCGCACAATGCCGGTATGGATGACCGGATTGCGCGAAGATGAATATATTCAAGCGATTATTGACCAAATTGTTGAGAAACAAGATATTTCGGTTGCTGATTTGCGTGAGGCAGCGGCAATTATGATGAGCTGTCGTTATTCGATCAAGGCAAATCATAATTTGACTATCACTGAGATGGAAGATTTAATTAATGAGTTGCGCAAATGTGAGAGTCCGTATACTTGTCCGCATGGACGTCCGGTTATTATTAGCTATTCGGTGTATGATGTTGAGAAATGGTTCAAAAGAGTTTAA
- the miaA gene encoding tRNA (adenosine(37)-N6)-dimethylallyltransferase MiaA has translation MQKVLVIVGPTASGKTALSIELAKQFNGEIISGDSVQVYRGLDIGSAKVRVDEMQAVPHFGIDILDADATYSVADFQAFARQKIAEISSRGKLPIIAGGTGLYVQAVLYDYQFDDSIGAIDERQYDECSNEELYARLQAVDAVSAAATHANNRRRVMRSLAIAESGTKKSELEAQQQQELLYDALVIGLDVPRPTLHERINMRVDQMVADGLFDEVQGLYQRQAFGRQSAAAIGYKEVITYLENECSEDEAVEQIKIHTRRFAKRQMTWFHNQRLAIEWVPYDESDLAMPKVDAWLKDK, from the coding sequence ATGCAGAAAGTTCTAGTTATCGTCGGTCCTACGGCATCAGGAAAAACGGCGTTGTCAATTGAGTTGGCTAAGCAGTTTAATGGTGAAATTATCAGCGGTGATTCGGTGCAGGTCTATCGCGGTTTGGATATTGGCAGTGCTAAAGTTCGTGTTGATGAGATGCAAGCGGTGCCGCATTTTGGTATTGATATTTTAGATGCCGATGCAACCTATAGTGTCGCTGACTTTCAAGCTTTTGCCCGTCAAAAGATTGCTGAAATCAGTAGTCGTGGAAAGTTGCCGATTATTGCCGGTGGTACTGGTTTATATGTGCAGGCGGTGCTTTATGATTATCAGTTTGATGATAGTATCGGTGCTATTGATGAGCGCCAATATGATGAGTGTAGCAATGAGGAGTTATATGCACGTTTACAGGCAGTAGATGCTGTGAGTGCAGCTGCGACTCATGCTAATAATCGCCGACGAGTGATGCGTAGCTTGGCAATTGCTGAGTCGGGAACGAAGAAGTCGGAGCTGGAGGCGCAGCAACAGCAGGAGCTTTTGTATGATGCCTTAGTGATTGGTCTTGATGTACCACGACCTACATTGCATGAACGCATTAATATGCGAGTTGATCAGATGGTTGCTGATGGTTTGTTTGATGAAGTGCAAGGACTTTATCAGCGACAAGCTTTTGGTCGCCAGAGTGCGGCTGCAATCGGGTATAAGGAAGTTATTACTTATTTAGAGAATGAATGCAGTGAGGATGAAGCAGTAGAGCAGATAAAGATTCATACTCGGCGTTTTGCTAAGCGGCAGATGACTTGGTTTCATAATCAGCGTTTGGCAATTGAATGGGTTCCTTATGATGAGTCAGATTTAGCAATGCCAAAAGTCGATGCTTGGCTGAAAGATAAATAA
- a CDS encoding APC family permease, giving the protein MKDTLHQKYGFATTLSLVVGVVIGIGIFFKATPVLEKSGMNPSIAIAAWVIGGIVSIIAGLTAAELGARFTETGGLVAYGEHIYGRKVGFIFGFVQSILYGPAINASLAFYFALFTCQFLGIEPTLLPLLAIAATSLLFTTGINIFAARLGGWIQQAATYIKLIPLVVIIFAGFLYQPEPSVAITTVPVVVSDIPWYLAIGAALLPVLFTFDGWMFVGTIAKEIKNAAKVLPLAIVGGLGIIALIYALLNTSLLSAFTPEQIVGTGIFGLSEVLFGAMGSKFVTLAIVISAYGGLNGYTIYSQRMLYSLALNDLFIGNKFLGKVNKKLDLPVNSALTMLGITSIYLALIFILPNSGDFSINANLFTDIPVATVWILYTLIFAGVIILRRREPEVRLTYKVPLYPLLPIIAILTGIFVVCNAVISNIPYFLLTMTITIIGFIIFLILDRRNPNTL; this is encoded by the coding sequence CTTTGCAACCACTCTTTCTTTGGTTGTCGGTGTCGTAATCGGCATTGGTATATTTTTTAAAGCTACTCCGGTTTTGGAAAAATCGGGAATGAACCCGAGCATCGCTATTGCTGCCTGGGTTATTGGCGGTATCGTTTCGATTATTGCCGGATTAACTGCCGCCGAACTTGGCGCCCGTTTTACTGAAACAGGAGGCTTAGTTGCATATGGCGAACATATCTATGGCCGCAAAGTCGGCTTTATATTTGGTTTTGTTCAATCAATATTATATGGTCCGGCCATCAATGCTTCTTTAGCATTCTATTTCGCCTTATTTACTTGCCAGTTTCTCGGCATCGAACCAACTTTATTACCGCTATTAGCAATTGCTGCCACAAGCCTGTTATTTACAACCGGCATCAATATATTTGCAGCCCGTTTAGGTGGCTGGATTCAACAAGCAGCTACTTATATTAAGCTAATTCCCTTAGTAGTCATTATCTTTGCTGGCTTCCTCTATCAACCAGAACCTAGCGTGGCAATAACCACTGTCCCTGTAGTTGTTAGCGATATTCCATGGTACCTAGCAATCGGCGCAGCGCTCTTACCGGTCCTCTTCACCTTTGATGGTTGGATGTTCGTCGGTACCATTGCTAAGGAAATTAAAAACGCCGCCAAAGTACTGCCTTTAGCAATCGTTGGCGGTCTAGGAATTATTGCCTTGATTTATGCTCTGCTCAACACGAGTTTACTGAGTGCTTTCACTCCTGAGCAAATTGTCGGCACCGGCATATTTGGACTCTCAGAAGTGCTGTTTGGCGCAATGGGCAGCAAATTTGTAACCTTAGCAATTGTCATTTCTGCTTATGGCGGTTTAAATGGCTATACTATTTATTCACAACGGATGCTCTATTCATTAGCATTAAATGACCTGTTTATCGGTAATAAGTTTCTCGGTAAAGTCAATAAAAAGCTAGACCTGCCAGTGAATTCTGCTCTGACTATGCTCGGTATTACCAGCATCTATCTGGCACTTATCTTTATTTTGCCGAATAGCGGTGACTTCTCAATAAACGCTAACTTATTTACCGATATTCCCGTAGCCACAGTATGGATTCTATACACACTGATTTTTGCTGGCGTCATCATTCTGCGTCGCCGCGAGCCGGAAGTTCGCCTTACTTACAAGGTGCCACTTTATCCGCTCCTGCCAATTATAGCAATACTTACCGGAATCTTCGTAGTCTGCAACGCTGTCATCTCCAACATCCCCTACTTCCTGCTGACAATGACAATTACTATCATTGGTTTCATCATCTTCCTTATTCTTGATCGAAGAAACCCAAATACATTATAA